A window of Coturnix japonica isolate 7356 chromosome 2, Coturnix japonica 2.1, whole genome shotgun sequence contains these coding sequences:
- the LOC107308840 gene encoding uncharacterized protein LOC107308840, which yields MECCCSAGFRNPDEFLSRAGKSGKLRPRGQEVGAGGSWLLDLPLGVKIPVQPGTKLLFARRKLGEKLHQPSPQFDLRDPYSRNLCTEYNSLHDPHLREFHNRKNNLRNLKKRGLVTEDGDVVCTLKEFNEYRQYLTRLKLEKKQAKRREEDELLREISNLKKSIHRLQMARDKFQPGPVDYIAGSKIRPTMLHKPAGPSPSCYNLLSGQCRRNVALMERGLQGDSWSTGRAMKLPEKSPKPALGREGSKLPRIIQTTSASTTNSKLPRSIRTASDPTANSRVPRIIQTTSASTTNSKLPRSIRTASDPKTNSRVPRSIQAPVKGKGKKGENK from the exons ATGGAGTGCTGTTGCAGTGCTGGATTCCGAAATCCAGATGAATTTCTGAGCAGAGCGGGGAAGAGCGGAAAG CTCCGACCCAGAGGACAGGAAGTTGGAGCAGGAGGTAGCTGGCTGTTGGACCTTCCACTCGGGGTTAAAATCCCTGTGCAGCCCGGCACCAAGCTCCTTTTCGCCAGGAGAAAGCTGGGGGAAAAG CTCCACCAGCCTTCTCCTCAGTTTGACCTGAGAGATCCGTACAGTCGCAATCTGTGCACAGAGTACAACAGCCTGCATGACCCGCATCTGCGGGAGTTCCACAACCGCAAAAACAACCTGCGGAACCTGAAGAAACGGGGCTTGGTCACCGAGGATGGCGAC GTTGTCTGCACTCTGAAGGAGTTCAACGAGTACAGGCAGTACCTGACCAGGCTGAAGctggagaaaaagcaagcaaagaggCGAGAAGAG GATGAGCTTCTTCGGGAGATTTCCAATTTGAAGAAATCGATCCACAGACTACAGATGGCCAGGGACAAGTTCCAGCCCGGTCCCGTGGATTACATTGCGGGTTCGAAAATCAGACCCACAATGCTTCATAAACCAGCTGGCCCCTCTCCTTCATGCTATAATCTTCTGTCTGGACAATGCAGAAGGAATGTGGCTTTGATGGAGCGTGGCCTTCAGGGAGACTCATGGAGCACAGGGCGTGCAATGAAGCTGCCTGAGAAGTCACCCAAACCTGCGTTGGGCAGGGAAGGCTCCAAACTCCCCAGAATCATCCAGACTACTTCTGCGTCAACAACAAACTCCAAACTCCCCAGAAGCATTCGTACTGCTTCTGACCCAACAGCAAACTCCAGAGTCCCCAGAATCATCCAGACTACTTCTGCGTCAACAACAAACTCCAAACTCCCCAGAAGCATTCGTACTGCTTCTGACCCAAAAACAAACTCCAGAGTCCCTAGAAGCATCCAGGCCCCagtgaagggaaaaggaaaaaaaggggaaaacaagtAG